The Parvibaculaceae bacterium PLY_AMNH_Bact1 genome window below encodes:
- a CDS encoding TetR/AcrR family transcriptional regulator (Derived by automated computational analysis using gene prediction method: Protein Homology.), producing MTDPNIDLEPKNKPRQKRAIETYERVLDVAARLLEEEGVERISTNLIAEKAEITPPTLYRYFPNKYAVLRALGDRLMQEQNEIFERFLTDAGDSIEAQIEGTYENLMETLRVTEQHPGGLSIMRALRAVPTLQQVRLASHHQVTDEWAEHLSTLFPKIPKAELWIKARLTVDIGYAAIEMAMEEQAISSETVLREATTAITAYWQQVISISK from the coding sequence ATGACCGACCCGAACATTGACCTGGAGCCAAAAAACAAGCCGCGTCAGAAACGCGCCATAGAGACCTATGAGCGAGTTCTGGACGTTGCGGCTCGTTTGCTTGAGGAAGAAGGGGTGGAGCGCATCTCCACCAATCTGATAGCTGAAAAAGCCGAAATCACCCCTCCCACTCTCTATCGCTACTTCCCAAACAAATATGCGGTTCTGCGCGCGCTGGGCGATCGGCTCATGCAAGAGCAGAATGAAATTTTCGAACGGTTTTTGACCGATGCCGGGGACAGCATCGAGGCCCAAATCGAGGGAACCTACGAAAACCTGATGGAAACACTCCGAGTGACCGAACAGCACCCAGGCGGTCTCTCGATCATGCGCGCCCTTCGTGCCGTCCCAACGCTGCAGCAGGTCCGGCTTGCCTCCCACCATCAGGTGACCGACGAATGGGCCGAGCATCTGAGCACACTTTTCCCCAAAATCCCCAAGGCGGAGCTCTGGATTAAAGCACGCCTGACTGTCGATATCGGGTATGCCGCCATCGAAATGGCGATGGAAGAGCAGGCAATCTCCTCTGAGACGGTACTCCGGGAGGCCACAACGGCCATTACCGCCTATTGGCAGCAAGTCATCTCCATTTCTAAATAA
- a CDS encoding ComF family protein (Derived by automated computational analysis using gene prediction method: Protein Homology.) → MAMFGPQIVHSGRTVREALRLTANLLLPPRCVSCAAPLWGETQVCADCWKGLTFVEAPLCEVSGIPFPFDPGPGALSAEVLAHRPAYGRARAALQYDQVSGRLVSRLKYGDRLEAVPLFAKWMVRAGHELLAETDLIVPVPLHRARLFQRRFNQSAEMARAVSRLTGVPCAPELLIRTRATRAQVGLSATARRRNVSGAFALTPGKGGDVEGKRLLLIDDVLTTGATVEACAKRLAAEGALSVDVLTLARVVPQDEAPI, encoded by the coding sequence ATGGCAATGTTTGGACCGCAGATCGTGCATTCTGGCCGGACCGTTCGCGAAGCACTGCGGTTGACGGCCAATCTTCTGTTGCCGCCTCGGTGTGTGTCCTGTGCGGCCCCTCTTTGGGGGGAAACGCAGGTTTGCGCCGATTGTTGGAAGGGTCTGACATTTGTCGAGGCGCCTCTTTGCGAGGTAAGTGGTATTCCCTTTCCTTTTGACCCGGGACCTGGGGCACTGAGCGCGGAAGTGCTGGCTCATAGGCCTGCTTACGGGCGGGCGCGGGCGGCGCTTCAATATGATCAGGTCAGCGGTCGGCTTGTTTCTCGGTTGAAATATGGAGATCGTCTGGAAGCAGTGCCTCTCTTCGCAAAATGGATGGTGCGTGCCGGGCATGAGTTGCTTGCAGAAACGGACCTTATTGTGCCCGTGCCGTTGCACCGGGCGCGGCTGTTTCAGCGGCGCTTTAACCAATCAGCGGAGATGGCGCGTGCCGTTTCACGCCTGACGGGTGTTCCTTGCGCTCCCGAATTGTTGATCCGGACGCGGGCGACACGAGCACAGGTTGGGCTGTCAGCGACCGCCAGACGACGCAATGTGTCGGGTGCCTTCGCGTTAACGCCCGGAAAAGGCGGAGATGTTGAGGGAAAACGCCTGTTGCTCATAGACGATGTGCTCACTACTGGGGCGACTGTGGAAGCCTGCGCGAAGCGTTTGGCGGCTGAGGGGGCTTTGAGTGTCGATGTCCTGACGCTCGCTCGGGTTGTTCCGCAGGACGAAGCCCCTATATGA
- the ubiG gene encoding bifunctional 2-polyprenyl-6-hydroxyphenol methylase/3-demethylubiquinol 3-O-methyltransferase UbiG (Derived by automated computational analysis using gene prediction method: Protein Homology. GO_function: GO:0008689 - 3-demethylubiquinone-9 3-O-methyltransferase activity [Evidence IEA]; GO_process: GO:0006744 - ubiquinone biosynthetic process [Evidence IEA]) produces MIDVAQSPTSSVDKDEIARFSAMAAEWWDPKGKFAPLHKFNPTRLAFIRERVVDHFGLESAKTAPFEGLSLLDIGCGGGLLSEPMTRLGASVIGADAGDANIKTASVHAQEQGLNIDYRVTTAEELAASGAQFDIILNMEVIEHVADRDGFLVSCSQMLKPGGILFCATLNRSLKAFGLAIVGAEYVLRWLPRGTHDWNKFITPAELFKSIERTGLEVTEETGVTYNPLSDRWSLSTDMGVNYMMVATKPKPTP; encoded by the coding sequence GTGATCGACGTTGCTCAAAGCCCGACATCTAGCGTCGATAAGGACGAAATCGCCCGTTTTTCAGCCATGGCAGCCGAATGGTGGGATCCGAAAGGAAAATTCGCGCCACTGCACAAATTTAATCCAACGCGCCTGGCCTTCATAAGAGAACGTGTTGTCGATCACTTTGGCCTGGAGTCAGCAAAAACTGCGCCATTCGAGGGCCTCTCCTTGCTGGACATAGGCTGCGGTGGCGGTCTCTTGAGCGAACCCATGACCCGCCTTGGGGCAAGCGTGATCGGGGCTGACGCGGGCGACGCAAACATCAAGACCGCCAGCGTCCATGCGCAAGAACAGGGCCTCAATATTGACTACCGCGTCACCACTGCAGAAGAGCTTGCTGCAAGCGGTGCCCAATTCGACATCATTTTGAACATGGAAGTGATCGAGCATGTGGCAGACCGTGATGGGTTCCTCGTCTCCTGCTCTCAGATGCTGAAACCCGGCGGCATCCTTTTTTGCGCAACCCTCAACCGGTCATTGAAAGCCTTTGGTCTCGCAATCGTGGGGGCTGAATATGTCCTGCGCTGGCTTCCTCGCGGAACCCACGATTGGAACAAGTTCATCACACCCGCTGAGCTTTTCAAAAGCATTGAGCGCACAGGTCTCGAAGTCACCGAAGAGACCGGCGTGACTTACAATCCGCTATCTGACCGCTGGTCGCTTTCAACCGACATGGGCGTCAACTATATGATGGTGGCAACCAAACCAAAGCCCACCCCATGA
- a CDS encoding FAD-binding protein (Derived by automated computational analysis using gene prediction method: Protein Homology. GO_function: GO:0016491 - oxidoreductase activity [Evidence IEA]; GO_function: GO:0050660 - flavin adenine dinucleotide binding [Evidence IEA]), which produces MSLSRREMMMQGAAVAALATGKPFSAFAETPAKTQEQRIKWQNWSGGQSCLPEARLAPATAAEVAEIIATSTKPIRPVGTGHSFTALVPTDGTIMSLDRLSGVLETNDETMEATVGAGSKLGDLGAPLEEKGQALINMPDINRQTLAGSISTSTHGTGENFGSLSSYVTGLELVSAAGETIWCDKDQQPDLFQAARVSLGSLGIITKIRLQNRTPHRINKRTWVVPFDEMMEQADTFAAENRNFEFYYIPFSSMCMGISHNETDEPLAPSSAEDDDGVMTLKALADYLGWAPSLREYFIRSALEDLPEETFVDTSWKVYPSDRNVRFNEMEYHLPRENALAALKEIRTLVEGENIDLFFPWEFRYVKSDDIWLSPFQGRESCSIAIHRYYEEDYKPLFSAVEPILQKHGGRPHWGKLHTLKAPDFATLYPNWNDFLTVRQAMDPDGVFLNDHLREVFGLA; this is translated from the coding sequence ATGAGCCTCAGCCGACGTGAGATGATGATGCAGGGCGCCGCGGTTGCAGCGCTCGCGACCGGAAAGCCTTTCTCTGCTTTCGCAGAAACACCAGCCAAAACGCAAGAACAGCGGATCAAGTGGCAGAACTGGTCAGGCGGTCAAAGCTGCCTGCCTGAAGCAAGACTTGCTCCGGCCACTGCGGCTGAAGTGGCTGAGATCATCGCGACCAGTACAAAACCCATCCGGCCGGTGGGAACCGGGCACTCCTTTACGGCTCTAGTCCCTACCGACGGCACCATCATGTCCCTCGACCGTTTAAGCGGTGTTTTAGAGACAAACGACGAGACCATGGAAGCAACGGTGGGGGCCGGAAGCAAGCTTGGCGACCTTGGCGCTCCGCTGGAAGAAAAAGGCCAGGCGCTCATCAACATGCCCGACATCAACCGCCAAACACTGGCGGGCTCTATTTCCACATCGACCCATGGCACAGGTGAGAACTTCGGCTCACTCTCAAGCTACGTCACCGGTCTCGAGCTCGTGAGCGCCGCAGGCGAGACAATCTGGTGCGACAAGGATCAACAGCCAGACCTCTTTCAGGCAGCACGCGTCTCTCTCGGGTCACTCGGCATCATCACAAAAATTCGCCTACAAAACCGCACGCCCCACCGCATCAACAAGCGTACCTGGGTTGTGCCCTTCGATGAGATGATGGAACAAGCCGACACATTCGCGGCAGAGAACCGTAATTTTGAATTCTACTACATTCCCTTCTCATCCATGTGTATGGGGATCAGCCACAACGAGACAGACGAACCTCTCGCCCCCTCCAGTGCCGAAGACGATGACGGTGTCATGACCCTAAAAGCGCTCGCTGACTATTTGGGCTGGGCACCATCGCTTCGCGAATATTTCATCCGGTCTGCCCTTGAGGATCTGCCGGAAGAGACGTTCGTCGACACCTCCTGGAAGGTCTATCCAAGCGACCGCAATGTGCGCTTCAACGAAATGGAGTACCACCTGCCGCGGGAAAACGCGCTTGCTGCACTCAAAGAGATACGCACGCTCGTTGAAGGAGAGAATATTGATCTCTTCTTCCCTTGGGAGTTCCGATATGTGAAGTCAGACGACATCTGGCTTTCTCCCTTTCAAGGACGAGAAAGCTGCTCCATCGCCATTCACAGATATTACGAAGAAGACTACAAACCGCTCTTCTCAGCAGTAGAACCCATTCTGCAGAAACATGGCGGCCGTCCGCACTGGGGCAAGCTGCACACGCTGAAAGCACCAGATTTCGCGACGCTCTATCCAAACTGGAATGACTTCTTGACTGTCCGGCAAGCGATGGATCCAGACGGCGTGTTTCTGAACGACCATTTGAGGGAGGTATTCGGCCTTGCATGA
- a CDS encoding Flp family type IVb pilin (Derived by automated computational analysis using gene prediction method: Protein Homology.): MKISDTHPHGQSATVGRFLDDTSGATAIEYGLIASLIAVAIVGVVNTIGTDIFALLRSIDVS, translated from the coding sequence ATGAAAATTTCAGATACTCATCCGCATGGCCAGTCTGCGACGGTCGGTCGTTTTCTTGATGACACAAGTGGTGCAACGGCGATTGAATATGGTTTGATTGCTTCTCTTATTGCAGTTGCGATTGTCGGTGTGGTCAACACGATTGGGACGGATATTTTCGCGCTTCTTCGAAGCATCGACGTTTCCTGA
- a CDS encoding c-type cytochrome (Derived by automated computational analysis using gene prediction method: Protein Homology. GO_function: GO:0009055 - electron transfer activity [Evidence IEA]; GO_function: GO:0020037 - heme binding [Evidence IEA]), which translates to MKPAILGAKALLLATAMGLAACGEAPQSAEERAAIIAAAETRVPSDAVLAEKYERACQACHADPENGAPLSGDVRAWTPRMEARGTEGLLQSTLNGFEGMPPLGACPDCGIDDFENLIAFMATNENGEEK; encoded by the coding sequence ATGAAACCGGCCATATTGGGCGCAAAAGCCCTTCTGCTCGCAACCGCTATGGGCCTTGCCGCCTGCGGTGAGGCGCCTCAATCCGCCGAAGAACGGGCAGCAATCATCGCTGCTGCCGAAACACGGGTGCCGAGCGACGCTGTCCTTGCCGAAAAATATGAGCGCGCCTGCCAGGCCTGTCACGCTGACCCGGAAAACGGCGCACCCCTCTCTGGAGATGTGAGAGCATGGACGCCACGGATGGAGGCACGTGGCACAGAAGGCCTTCTGCAAAGCACGCTCAACGGGTTTGAAGGCATGCCACCGCTCGGCGCCTGCCCCGATTGCGGCATAGACGATTTTGAAAACCTGATTGCCTTTATGGCCACAAATGAAAACGGGGAAGAGAAATGA
- a CDS encoding DSD1 family PLP-dependent enzyme (Derived by automated computational analysis using gene prediction method: Protein Homology.), translated as MHDLLNQLKSRFNGLSRRSLILGSGGIATLGLLALSRPAKEGGPIEPYFEKLGAAVSEKGLARPTLVVDLARLDQNIEVMKSHLRPDMGYRIVAKSLPSLPLIRHVMAAADTNKLMLFHQPFVNLVAEKEPSADVLLGKPMPVGAAARFYDELGPTSFDSSTQLQWLIDTPERLAEYQDLANARGQAMRINLELDVGLHRGGLTDPATLKPILETIDADPLLTFSGFMGYDPHLASVPDLMGWQGRAIETSMDIYKAFVDAAAEHYGDDWKPKELTLNTAGSPTYQLHKETMHANEVAVGSALVKPTHFDVSTLSDHVPASFITTPVVKTAERTDIPGLEALTGPTRLWDRNTAQTFFIYGGNWLAEPVSPPGLRTNGVFGRSSNQEMLNGSDMIDLAANDTVVLRPTQSEFVFLQFGDIQVFDGGKITESWPVFTQGA; from the coding sequence TTGCATGATCTCCTCAATCAGCTGAAATCTCGTTTCAATGGCTTGAGCAGGCGCTCACTCATACTGGGGAGCGGCGGCATCGCAACGCTTGGTCTGTTGGCACTATCACGGCCGGCAAAAGAAGGCGGGCCTATTGAGCCATATTTCGAAAAGCTCGGAGCCGCAGTGTCTGAGAAAGGGCTGGCGCGCCCCACCCTTGTGGTTGATCTCGCCCGCCTCGATCAGAACATTGAAGTGATGAAATCACATCTGCGACCGGACATGGGATACCGCATTGTCGCGAAATCACTGCCATCATTGCCACTCATTCGCCATGTCATGGCAGCCGCTGACACGAACAAGCTGATGCTGTTTCATCAGCCTTTCGTCAATCTGGTGGCAGAAAAAGAACCAAGCGCCGACGTGCTTTTGGGAAAACCCATGCCGGTTGGGGCCGCCGCTCGTTTCTATGACGAGCTGGGACCAACATCCTTTGACTCTTCCACACAATTGCAATGGCTCATCGACACACCGGAACGGCTCGCAGAATATCAAGATCTCGCGAACGCCCGTGGACAAGCAATGCGCATCAACTTGGAGTTGGATGTGGGCCTGCATCGGGGCGGTCTCACTGATCCGGCAACATTGAAACCCATCCTGGAAACCATTGACGCAGATCCACTGCTCACCTTCTCCGGCTTCATGGGCTATGACCCCCACCTGGCATCTGTGCCGGATCTCATGGGCTGGCAGGGACGGGCGATTGAAACCTCAATGGACATCTACAAGGCATTTGTCGATGCTGCGGCTGAGCACTATGGAGACGACTGGAAACCGAAAGAGCTCACCCTCAATACCGCTGGCAGTCCCACCTACCAGCTCCACAAGGAGACAATGCATGCCAATGAAGTTGCTGTTGGCTCCGCTCTTGTAAAGCCCACCCATTTCGATGTCTCGACACTGTCAGACCATGTGCCAGCGAGCTTCATCACAACACCGGTCGTGAAGACTGCAGAGCGCACGGATATTCCAGGCCTTGAAGCACTTACAGGCCCGACCCGCCTCTGGGACCGGAACACGGCACAGACCTTCTTCATCTATGGCGGCAATTGGCTGGCAGAGCCAGTCTCGCCACCGGGCCTACGCACCAATGGCGTGTTTGGCCGGTCCAGCAATCAGGAAATGTTGAACGGATCAGACATGATCGACCTCGCCGCGAACGACACGGTCGTTCTGCGTCCAACACAAAGCGAATTTGTCTTTCTACAATTTGGTGACATTCAAGTATTTGATGGCGGAAAGATCACTGAAAGCTGGCCCGTCTTTACGCAGGGGGCATAA
- a CDS encoding carbon-nitrogen hydrolase family protein (Derived by automated computational analysis using gene prediction method: Protein Homology.), which yields MSALRDKFIAACVQMRTGVDVDRNIEEATALIREAARRGARFIATPETTALMELGAKRLFANIVAEDEDRALKAFQGLASELGVHLLIGSLAVKVADSKAANRSFLLSSEGEIAARYDKIHMFDVDLGNGEAYRESKNYQAGKMSVLADLSALCPGGKLGMTVCYDLRFPHLYRQLAQEGGGYLSVPSAFTKPTGEAHWHVLLRARAIETGCFVFAPAQGGTHENGRETYGHSLIVDPWGEVLAEAGTDPCVILAEIDPAKIDEARGRIPSLVHDRATMAPEKFTGE from the coding sequence GTGAGCGCTCTGAGAGACAAGTTCATCGCGGCCTGCGTGCAGATGCGTACTGGTGTTGATGTTGACCGGAATATTGAAGAGGCCACTGCGCTTATCCGTGAGGCAGCGCGACGTGGAGCACGGTTCATTGCAACACCTGAAACAACTGCGCTGATGGAGCTCGGGGCCAAACGGCTTTTCGCCAACATTGTTGCTGAAGATGAGGACCGGGCGCTCAAGGCGTTTCAGGGCCTCGCCTCTGAGCTTGGCGTGCACCTTCTGATTGGGTCGCTGGCCGTGAAAGTGGCCGACAGCAAAGCTGCGAACAGGTCTTTTCTCCTCTCGTCTGAGGGTGAGATCGCGGCGCGCTATGACAAGATCCACATGTTTGATGTGGATCTTGGGAATGGCGAAGCGTACCGGGAGTCAAAGAACTATCAGGCGGGAAAGATGTCGGTTCTGGCGGACCTGTCAGCGCTTTGTCCGGGGGGCAAACTAGGCATGACGGTTTGTTATGATTTGCGTTTCCCCCATCTCTATCGGCAGCTCGCTCAGGAGGGGGGCGGGTATCTGAGCGTTCCTTCGGCATTCACGAAGCCCACCGGTGAGGCGCACTGGCATGTGTTGCTTCGCGCACGGGCTATTGAAACAGGGTGCTTTGTCTTTGCGCCGGCCCAGGGTGGAACCCATGAAAATGGTCGAGAGACCTATGGTCACTCGTTGATTGTCGATCCCTGGGGCGAGGTCCTGGCAGAAGCCGGGACGGATCCTTGCGTGATCCTGGCTGAGATTGATCCGGCGAAGATTGATGAGGCACGAGGCCGCATTCCAAGTCTTGTCCATGACCGTGCTACCATGGCGCCAGAGAAATTCACTGGTGAATGA
- a CDS encoding methyltransferase domain-containing protein (Derived by automated computational analysis using gene prediction method: Protein Homology.) produces the protein MTSAVAPFDRQLVARHRARAAKNFSAADFLVRRAGEEIGGRLETTNRTFQTALDLGCHNGLLARDILKAAGVETIISADLSPSMAVQAPAPSIAADEEFLPVRLGSLDLVTSALSLHWVNDLPGTLLQVRQALKPDGLFLTALFGGETLHELRDVLMQAEAECEGGVSPRVSPFADVRDLGGLLQRSGFALPVVDADQIIVRYDTIFNLMDDLRAMGETNAIAARRKTPLKRATLMRAAQLYQEKHADPDGRIRATFEILYATGWAPHESQQKPMRPGTAAMRLADALKTDELSTGEKAPRSDSKNS, from the coding sequence ATGACTTCTGCCGTTGCCCCATTTGACCGCCAACTTGTCGCCCGCCATCGTGCGCGTGCGGCAAAAAACTTTTCGGCGGCGGATTTTCTGGTCCGCCGGGCAGGCGAGGAGATTGGTGGGCGGCTAGAGACAACCAACCGCACCTTTCAGACAGCTCTTGACCTCGGGTGCCACAATGGCCTGCTTGCCCGTGACATTCTTAAAGCCGCCGGTGTGGAAACAATCATCTCTGCCGACCTGTCTCCATCAATGGCCGTTCAGGCACCCGCCCCCAGCATTGCGGCAGACGAAGAGTTTCTTCCCGTCCGGCTGGGTTCGCTCGATCTTGTTACCAGCGCACTGTCACTTCACTGGGTGAACGACCTGCCCGGAACCCTCCTACAAGTAAGGCAGGCTCTGAAACCCGATGGCCTCTTTCTCACCGCACTTTTTGGCGGCGAAACACTGCATGAATTACGCGATGTCCTCATGCAGGCAGAAGCAGAGTGTGAGGGGGGTGTCTCACCACGCGTCTCTCCTTTCGCAGATGTGCGTGATCTAGGCGGGCTTCTCCAACGCAGCGGCTTCGCGCTGCCTGTCGTCGATGCAGACCAGATCATCGTCCGCTACGACACGATCTTCAACCTGATGGACGATCTGCGTGCCATGGGCGAAACCAACGCGATTGCCGCACGCAGAAAGACTCCGCTCAAGCGCGCCACCTTGATGCGGGCCGCTCAACTATACCAGGAGAAACATGCCGACCCAGATGGGCGCATTAGAGCCACCTTTGAGATCCTGTACGCAACAGGTTGGGCACCTCACGAAAGTCAGCAGAAACCGATGCGGCCTGGCACAGCAGCTATGCGTTTAGCCGATGCGTTGAAGACAGACGAGTTAAGCACGGGTGAAAAAGCACCCCGTTCGGATAGCAAGAACTCTTAA
- a CDS encoding DUF1178 family protein (Derived by automated computational analysis using gene prediction method: Protein Homology.) encodes MIKYRLICEQDHEFDGWFAGSDAFDAQVAAKEVACPYCESTKVQKALMAPSVVTSKRKKSGGTSPTEAVEQVQMFMSKVREHVESNFDYVGDQFADEARRIHYGEADEREIYGEATLDEAKDLIDEGVSVAPLPGDDKSKAN; translated from the coding sequence ATGATTAAGTATCGCCTTATCTGTGAGCAGGATCACGAGTTTGACGGTTGGTTTGCCGGATCAGACGCGTTTGATGCCCAGGTTGCCGCGAAGGAAGTTGCCTGTCCTTATTGTGAAAGCACGAAGGTCCAGAAGGCACTCATGGCCCCTTCTGTTGTAACGTCAAAGCGCAAAAAGAGCGGTGGCACGTCTCCTACAGAAGCAGTTGAACAAGTGCAGATGTTCATGAGCAAGGTGCGGGAACATGTTGAATCCAATTTCGACTATGTGGGCGACCAGTTTGCCGATGAAGCGCGCCGCATTCACTATGGCGAGGCGGATGAGCGCGAAATCTATGGCGAAGCCACACTGGATGAAGCTAAAGACCTGATAGATGAAGGCGTTTCCGTTGCGCCACTTCCCGGGGACGATAAGAGCAAGGCGAACTGA
- the grxC gene encoding glutaredoxin 3 (Derived by automated computational analysis using gene prediction method: Protein Homology. GO_function: GO:0015036 - disulfide oxidoreductase activity [Evidence IEA]) produces the protein MADVTIYTTMMCPYCHQAKKLLSQKGANVKEIDVGMDPDLRREMMSRSGGGHTVPQIFIGDTHVGGCDDLYALDSKGALDPILAG, from the coding sequence ATGGCAGACGTGACGATTTATACGACGATGATGTGCCCCTACTGTCATCAGGCGAAGAAGCTACTTTCGCAAAAAGGCGCTAACGTTAAAGAGATTGATGTGGGCATGGACCCTGATCTGAGACGGGAAATGATGTCGCGTTCAGGGGGTGGGCACACAGTGCCGCAGATTTTTATTGGGGACACCCATGTGGGTGGCTGTGACGATCTCTACGCGCTGGATTCCAAGGGGGCGCTTGACCCCATTCTAGCTGGGTGA
- a CDS encoding aspartate kinase (Derived by automated computational analysis using gene prediction method: Protein Homology. GO_function: GO:0004072 - aspartate kinase activity [Evidence IEA]; GO_process: GO:0009089 - lysine biosynthetic process via diaminopimelate [Evidence IEA]) — protein MARLVMKFGGTSVADLERISNVATHVKREVAAGHQVAVVVSAMAGTTNQLVTWTKEAASLHDAREYDAVVSAGEQISVGLLAITLQEMGVSARSWLGWQIPILTDDAHGAARIADIDATKLGERIDQGQVAVIAGFQGISPDGRIATLGRGGSDTSAVAVAAALNAERCDIYTDVDGVYTTDPRIVSKAKKLDKISYEEMLEMASLGAKVLQTRSVELAMVHNVRLQVRSSFDAPDSPQGTGSGSSYVGPGTLVCGEEEIVEQEVVSGIAYTKDEAKITLIKVADQPGVAARIFGPLADAAINVDMIVQNVSEDGERTDLTFTVPVADLERAVAVIEAACDMIGYEQILSDTDVVKVSVIGIGMRSHAGVAQKMFQTLADKGINLQVISTSEIKVSVLISAEYTELAVRALHSAYGLDDEAAA, from the coding sequence ATGGCCCGACTGGTCATGAAATTTGGTGGTACATCAGTTGCTGATCTAGAGCGGATCAGCAATGTGGCGACCCATGTGAAGCGTGAAGTTGCGGCGGGTCATCAGGTTGCTGTCGTTGTGTCTGCCATGGCGGGTACAACAAATCAGCTGGTTACATGGACTAAAGAAGCAGCTTCTCTTCATGACGCGCGGGAATATGACGCAGTCGTTTCTGCTGGTGAGCAGATCTCTGTCGGGCTTTTGGCGATTACCCTCCAAGAGATGGGGGTATCAGCACGCTCCTGGCTTGGCTGGCAGATCCCCATTCTGACAGATGACGCCCATGGCGCTGCGCGGATTGCTGACATTGACGCCACGAAGCTCGGTGAGAGGATCGACCAGGGACAGGTTGCCGTTATTGCCGGGTTCCAGGGCATTAGCCCCGACGGGCGCATTGCGACGCTTGGGCGCGGAGGGTCTGATACGAGTGCAGTGGCCGTGGCCGCGGCGCTCAATGCAGAGCGGTGTGACATCTACACAGATGTGGATGGGGTCTACACAACAGACCCACGCATTGTTTCGAAAGCAAAGAAACTCGATAAAATAAGTTATGAAGAGATGCTCGAAATGGCGTCGCTTGGTGCCAAGGTTCTACAGACAAGGTCCGTAGAACTGGCAATGGTGCACAATGTGCGCCTTCAGGTTCGCTCAAGTTTTGATGCACCTGATTCACCTCAAGGAACCGGAAGCGGATCGTCTTATGTTGGTCCGGGGACACTTGTCTGTGGCGAGGAAGAAATCGTGGAACAAGAAGTCGTAAGTGGCATTGCCTATACGAAAGACGAAGCCAAGATCACCTTGATCAAAGTTGCTGACCAGCCTGGTGTTGCGGCGCGTATCTTTGGTCCACTGGCTGATGCTGCCATTAATGTTGATATGATTGTGCAGAATGTTTCTGAGGACGGCGAACGCACAGATTTGACGTTCACCGTGCCCGTTGCGGACCTGGAGCGGGCCGTCGCTGTTATTGAGGCAGCATGCGATATGATCGGGTATGAGCAAATTCTGAGCGATACGGATGTGGTGAAAGTATCGGTCATCGGTATCGGTATGCGGTCACATGCAGGTGTTGCTCAAAAAATGTTCCAGACGCTTGCGGACAAGGGCATCAATCTCCAAGTGATTTCCACATCAGAAATCAAGGTGAGTGTTCTGATTTCCGCAGAGTATACGGAGCTCGCGGTGCGGGCTCTCCATTCGGCCTATGGTCTTGACGACGAAGCTGCGGCATAA